One Rhizoctonia solani chromosome 3, complete sequence genomic region harbors:
- a CDS encoding Retrotransposable element Tf2 protein: MSWLKKHNPQISWEKHTLVFNSLYCSNNCLSIPTVLELKAVEEIPTPYQEFSKVFSEEESSKLPPHCPYDIAIELLPDAQPRHGPIYSLGPREDAELKETIEKQLKAGLIRPSKSPMASPILFVKKKNGKLRMCVDYRRLNSMTKKNVYPLPLPQNLIEKLQGAKIFSKFDLKAGYNLVRIKEGNEWKTAFKTKYGLFEYLVMPFGLTNAPAAFQDMMNEIFRDLLDVYVIIYLDDILVFSLNKKDHKAHVREVLKRLQDNDLFCNIEKCHFHVKKIDYLGFIISEFGVEVDQSKVTDAMNWSTPKNVKNIQEFLGFVNFYRRFIPNFGNMARPLYNLLKKDSTWKWEQAEQQSFDGLKKCLTSAPLLLQPDTTKQFYVECDALDYATGAILSQRNLEGKLAPVAYLSKSLSPAEKNYDIFDKELLAVIRAFKEWRHLLEGSELPVQVLTDHKNLEYFSTSQSLNKRQIRWANFLVDYNFQINYRPGAQNKKANILLRRYDLVPLEGGVENQVLLKPELFIASITLDQEINDLIGKAIYEDDRLKEILLKLQNKEKVLDWELREGLLWYQGKIFVPKDNTIRNLILESRHDALAAGHPGQARTLELISRSYYWPSLKKFVNSYVNHCETCIRSKPTNQVPVGLLKPLQIPERPWEDIAYDMIVGLPVSEGFDAILTVIDRFSKMVHFIPTQSTASAIDIANLFITYIWKLHGLPRSTVSDRGPTFNAKFICHLYKRLDIKPTYSTAYHPQTDGQTEQIQREAEIFIRMFGNHCQSDWVSLLPLAEFALNNLKQTSTGKSPFQICYGYNPRFTVGQKSDESVPNADEHAGFLEKGYDEVKATLSISQERMKHFYDQRHREEEEIQVGNKVWLSHQNISTDRPSIKLSHKKLGPYLVTEKIGLHAYKLQLPHTMRIHPVFHINLLTKFHPDPHGRDPPQPAPIITEEGEEEYEVERILDSKWKGRGKSKKLWYLVKWKGYDEGSNSWEPVDNVGNAQEAIKEFHMEHPDAVGA; encoded by the coding sequence atgtcatggttAAAGAAacacaatccccaaatttcatgggaaaaacatacacttgttttTAATTCCTTGTATTGTTCCAACAACTGTTTATCTATACCTACTGTCttagaactcaaagcagtagaagaaatccccACTCCTTATCAAGAATTCTCTAAGGTATTTTCAGAGGAAGAATCATCAAAATTACCTCCCCATTGTCCTTATGACATTGCCATTGAGTTACTCCCGGATGCACAACCACGACATGGTCCCATATACAGTTTAGGTCCAAGGGAGGATGCGGAACTTAAAGAAACTATTGAGAAACAACTCAAAGCAGGTTTAATCCGCCCGTCTAAATCCCCTATGGCCTCTCCCatattatttgtcaaaaagaaaaatgggaagttacgcatgtgtgtggacTATCGGCGTTTGAACAgtatgaccaagaaaaacgtttatcccctgcccttgccacagaatctcattgagaaattaCAAGGTGCTAAGATCTTCAGCAAGTTTGATCTCAAGGCAGGATATAACCTAGTTcgaatcaaagaaggcaatgaatggaaaaccgctttcaaaacaaaatacggactatttgaatatttggtcatgccttttggattaacaaatgcaccggcggcttttcaagacatgatgaatgagatattcagGGATCTTCTGGATGTCTACGTCATCATTTATTTGGACGATATTCTGGTATTCTCTTTGAACAAAAAGGATCACAAAGCTCATGTACGAGAAGTACTTAAAAGGTTACAAGACAATGATCTCTTCTGCAACATTGAaaaatgtcatttccacgtcaagaAAATCGATTACTTAGGGTTTATTATATCTGAATTCGGCGTAGAAGTGGATCAGTCTAAAGTTACAGATGCTATGAActggtcaacacctaagaatgtcaagaacatccaagaattcttaggatttgtaaACTTTTATAGACGATTTATCCCTAATTTTGGCAACATGGCACGACCTCTGTACAACCTGCTCAAAAAAGATAGtacctggaaatgggaacaggcggaacaacaatccttcGATGGTCTGAAGAAATGTCTTACATCAGCACCTCTGCTTTTACAACCAGACACCACAAAGCAATTTTATGTGGAATGTGACGCCTTGGATTATGCCACTGGAGCAATACTATCTCAACGTAATCTAGAAGGGAAATTAGCCCCTGTAGCCTATTTATCTAAATCCCTATCCCCAGCTGAAAAAAACTACgatatctttgacaaggaattactgGCAGTTATCAgggcatttaaagaatggcgccaCCTACTGGAAGGATCAGAAttaccagtccaagttctgacggatcataagaacctggaatacttcTCTACATCACAATCCTTGAATAAACGACAGATTCGATGGGCAAATTTCCTAGTGGACTATAATTTCCAGATCAATTACAGGCCTGGGGCACAGAATAAGAAGGCCAATATCCTTTTGCGGCGCTACGATttggtaccccttgaagggggggtagagaaccaagttctcctgaaaccggaacttttCATTGCATCAATCACCCTggatcaggaaatcaatgatTTAATTGGCAAAGCTATTTACGAGGATGACCGTCTAAAAGAGATTCTGCTcaaactccagaacaaggaaaaggtttTGGATTGGGAATTAAGAGAAGGActactatggtatcaaggaaaaatctttgtaccGAAAGATAATACCATTAGGAACCTTATCCTAGAATCTAGGCATGACGCCTTGgcggcaggacacccaggacaagccaGGACATTAGAACTTATTTCCAGAAGTTATTACTGGCCATCgctgaaaaagtttgtcaactCTTATGTCAACCACTGCGAAACCTGTATCAGGTCCAaaccaacaaatcaagtacctgTGGGACTGCTAAAGCCAttacaaattcctgaacgcCCATGGGAAGATATAgcttatgacatgattgtgggattACCGGTTTCAGAAGGCTTTGATGCTATCCTAACCGTGATTGATCGATTTTCAAAAATGGTCCATTTTATTCCTACCCAATCCACAGCGTCGGCtattgacattgccaacttATTCATCACATACatctggaagttacatggcCTCCCCAGGAGTACTGTTTCAGATAGAGGTCCTACATttaatgccaagtttatttGTCATCTATATAAAAGGCTAGACATCAAGCCTACCTATtctacagcctaccatcctcaaacagatggtcaaacagaACAAATACAACGAGAGGCCGAGATCTTTATACgcatgtttgggaatcattgtcaatCAGACTGGGTATCACTATTGCCATTGGCCGAATTTGccttgaacaatttgaaacagacttccacaggcaaatcccctttccaaatatgTTATGGCTATAATCCAAGATTTACAGTTGGTCAAAAGTCAGATGAGTCAGTCCCTAACGCAGACGAACATGCAGGATTCTTAGAAAAGGGCtatgatgaagtcaaggcaACGTTATcaatatcccaagaaaggatgaaacacttctatgatcaacgtcacagagaagaagaagaaattcaagtagggaACAAAGTTTGGCTAAGTCATCAGAATATATCCACCGATAGACCATCCATCAAGCTTAGCCACAAAAAGCTAGGTCCCTACTTGGTAACTGAAAAAATTGGATTGCATGCGTATAAATTACAACTACCTCAtaccatgcgcatacatccagtcttTCACATTAATCTTCTGACAAAAttccatcctgaccctcaCGGACGCGaccctcctcaacctgcacctattattacagaagaaggtgaggaagaatatgaagttgAAAGAATCTTGGacagcaaatggaaagggcgtggcaaatcaaagaaactctggtatttagtcaagtggaagggatacgacGAAGGAAGCAACTCGTGGGAACCAGTGGATAATGTGGGTAACGCTCAAGAAGCCATAAAAGAATTCCACATGGAACaccctgatgcagttggagcttga
- a CDS encoding glyoxal oxidase translates to MFDSIASAALVALLAVPARAQWTLTLGGTTGVSAMQMTVATETNVVVIDKYEQNPLRDASGDHSLGSIYSTDSNTVRPLNIKTNSFCATGTWLSNGTLVNAGGNPRVDIGGGSSANGLQGTFTSLLVTGGCKRAVAICLFFVLGSSFRNWQLRSSIIADLFALLPFSIICICHGVAPFRFIRVVNNHRRIRIPPGLRQFNPCNDGNCDIYESPSRIRLTSSRWYPSSCRLSDGSAIIVGGAYGGGWTNFDALNNPTYEFYPPKNINGFNVLLDTLPHNMFPHVILLPDNQLFMAANSKAMKFNWETNTETRLPDLPNKQITVYPMSAPAVLLPLTWENNYKPEVVIFGGSQLADTVKENEVSSQSPTSKQASRIALDAAGIANGWSYDEMPEGRVMADATILPDGKVLIMNGAKTGTAGYGNVPDQIGQSNADNPAFTPVLYDPAAPAGSRFSSAGMPTSNIARLYHSVSTLLPDGRVMIAGSNPNADVETRPYKTEYQVEYISPPYMTKTRPTYTGLPAAWNYGQNITLSVTLPASLNPPSITVSLMDLGFSTHGVHMDMRMIKLKATLSSNRKSLVITGPPNASIYPPGPAWVYVLSNGVPSKAQKVLIGTGASPPVNQGAIDNMLALTGGP, encoded by the exons ATGTTTGATTCGATTGCTTCTGCTGCGCTTGTTGCGCTGCTTGCGGTCCCAGCTCGGGCACAATGGACGTTGACACTGGGAGGCACCACTGGTGT CTCTGCCATGCAAATGACTGTCGCGACTGAGACCAATGTCGTAGTCATTGATAAATATGAGCAGAATCCATTGCGCGACGCCTCGGGCGATCATTCCTTGGGCTCGATATACTCGACTGATTCGAATACAGTGCGACCCCTGAACATCAAAACCAACAGTTTTTGCGCTACCGGGACGTGGCTGAGCAACGGGACCT TGGTGAACGCTGGAGGAAACCCACGTGTCGACATAGGAGGCGGCAGCTCTGCAAACGGACTTCAAGGTACGTTTACGTCCCTCTTGGTTACAGGCGGCTGCAAGCGGGCGGTGGCGATTTGTCTCTTTTTCGTCTTGGGGAGCTCGTTTCGCAATTGGCAGCTCAGGTCTTCTATCATCGCCGATCTGTTCGCCCTGCTGCCTTTCTCGATCATTTGTATTTGTCATGGCGTTGCTCCTTTTCGGTTTATTCGTGTTGTGAACAACCACCGACGTATACGTATTCCTCCAGGACTTCGACAATTCAATCCATGCAACGATGGAAATTGTGATATATACGAGAGTCCTTCG CGCATCCGACTTACGTCCTCCCGCTGGTACCCCTCCTCGTGCCGTCTCTCTGATGGATCTGCTATTATTGTTGGTGGGGCTTATGGAG GCGGATGGACTAATTTCGATGCACTGAACAACCCGACATATGAGTTCTACCCCCCAAAGAATATTAATGGCTTTAATG TTTTGCTAGACA CTTTACCGCACAACATGTTTCCTCATGTTAT TCTATTGCCCGACAACCAGCTATTTATGGCTGCGAACTCTAAAGCGA TGAAATTTAACTGGGAGACGAACACGGAGACCCGCCTCCCCGATCTTCCTAATAAACAAATAACTGTTTATCCCATGAGCGCACCGG CTGTTCTCCTTCCCCTGACTTGGGAAAATAACTATAAGCCCGAGGTTGTTATATTTGGCGGATCTCAGCTTGC GGATACGGTGAAGGAGAACGAAGTCAGTTCTCAATCCCCGACAAGTAAACAGGCATCGAGAATTGCACTAGATGCAGCTGGCATCGCGAATGGCTGGAGTTATGACGAAATGCCAGAGGGCCGCG TCATGGCCGATGCTACTATTCTGCCCGACGGAAAGGTATTGATTATGAACGGGGCTAAGACTGGGACTGCAGGATACGGAAATGTTCCGGATCAG ATTGGTCAATCGAACGCCGACAATCCAGCCTTCACCCCGGTCCTTTATGACCCTGCTGCACCAGCTGGGAGCAGATTTTCCTCCGCCGGAATGCCCACATCTAACATCGCACGTCTGTATCACTCTGTTTC GACTTTATTACCGGATGGTCGTGTCATGATCGCCGGGTCGAACCCAAATGCCGACGTTGAAACTCGTCCGTACAAAACTGAGTATCAAGTCGAGTATATCAGCCCG CCATACATGACCAAGACCCGCCCGACTTATACCGGGTTGCCAGCCGCATGGAACTATGGCCAGAACATAACCTTGAGCGTTACATTGCCAGCTTCGTTGAACCCTCCTTCTATAACCGTCTCGCTCATGGATCTCGGATTCTCAACACACGGTGTACACA TGGACATGCGCATGATCAAACTCAAGGCTACTCTATCTTCCAACCGCAAGAGCCTGGTTATTACCGGTCCTCCAAATGCTTCCA TCTATCCCCCGGGTCCTGCTTGGGTTTATGTTTTGAGTAATGGTGTTCCTTCCAAAGCTCAAAAAGTTTTGATCGGCACTGGCGCTTCACCTCCAGTCAACCAAGGCGCTATTGACAA TATGCTCGCACTTACCGGTGGGCCATAA
- a CDS encoding Retrotransposon gag protein produces MPGLGAMGETNLTPSQIQSGWSAPSSRTHTPAAAAVPPHVYSPMSFDQMLDHELLDMVAQNMIVLKKEFLQLQGAYEAQGDQLALLRAELEEHREQSRNQHIFYSNQIQGAAASIQVVQDHLIHLSPSRSTAPPPPPPPAGTSTATNIPPAPITSSSNLKFAKPNKFSGKKEDALNFIIACQAYIRAKGANQSHEEKILWVTSYFEGAAEDWVRPYKERKVFRGEAVPLLEDIDIFWAEFTKHYVDTNCDEKYWQKWNNLRQKALVQEYTCEFQQYSVSLGYSDETLRDKYYDGLKNEIKDIMLSTMFQWRRATAQQVYDKAEEIANHIESTRLSNPSASTTRATPTAVPTSNSNPTPTRTRLNVGDNVYMIDPTTRCAKKGAITSIVCTTSGNMPNVRWNGETKDTMIPFPSLKKDERPAAAAPVKTIIAPTPVLASNSKGPGPMDLDGRGFSNLTCHICGGKGHFARSCPSKPMSGHVANIEWSWERPKEESRIEVVSDEEESGKGKAKAN; encoded by the coding sequence atgcctggtttgggcgcaATGGGAGAGACTAATCTGACCCCTTCCCAAATCCAATCGGGATGGTCTGCCCCTTCTTCACGTACTCATACTCCTGCAGctgcggctgtgccgcctcatgtatattctcCCATGTCTTTTGATCAAATGTTGGATCATGAGCTTCTTGATATGGTTGCacaaaatatgattgtattAAAAAAGGAATTCTTGCAACTACAAGGAGCCTATGAGGCACAAGGAGATCAATTAGCTCTATTAAGAGCTGAACTAGAAGAACATCGCGAGCAATCGCGTAACCAGCATATATTTTATTCCaaccaaatccaaggagcgGCTGCTTCTATACAAGTGGTGCAAGACCATCTTATTCATCTTTCCCCTTCTCGCTCCACAGctcctcctcccccacctccacctgctggCACCAGTACAGCCACAAATATTCCTCCTGCTCCCATAACGTCTTCCTCCAATTTAaaatttgccaagccaaACAAGTTCAGTGGCAAAAAGGAAGACGCACTCAATTTCATCATTGCCTGCCAAGCTTACATAAGGGCAAAAGGGGCCAACCAATCCCACGAGGAAAAGattttgtgggttacatcATATTTTGAGGGAGCTGCTGAAGACTGGGTGCGCCCATAtaaagaaaggaaggtgtttaGGGGAGAAGCAGTGCCTCTTTTGGAAGATATTGACATTTTTTGGGCCGAGTTTACTAAGCATTATGTGGACACTAATTGCGATGAGAAATATTGGcaaaaatggaacaacttGCGACAGAAGGCTTTGGTCCAGGAATATACTTGCGAATTCCAACAGTACTCAGTCTCTCTTGGGTACAGTGATGAGACGCTGCGTGACAAATACTACGACGGCCTCAAGAACGAGATTAAGGACATCATGCTTTCAACAATGTTCCAGTGGCGTCGCGCTACCGCTCAGCAAGTCTACGACAAGGCAGAGGAGATTGCAAATCATATTGAATCCACTCGCTTATCCAACCCCTCTGCTTCTACCACTCGTGCCACTCCTACTGctgtccccacttccaattccaaccccactcccactcgtaCTCGCCTTAATGTTGGGGACAATGTTTATATGATCGATCCCACCACTCGTTGCGCCAAAAAGGGTGCTATCACTTCCATTGTTTGCACCAcctctggcaatatgccaAATGTGAGGTGGAATGGGGAAACAAAAGATACAATGATTCCATTCCCATCTCTCAAAAAGGACGAACGCCCTGCTGCAGCTGCCCCTGTCAAGACTATCATTGCCCCCACCCCTGTTCTAGCATCTAATTCTAAAGGCCCAGGtcccatggatcttgatggaaggggcTTTTCAAACCTCACCTGCCACATATGCGGTGGCAAGGGACATTTTGCGCGCAGCTGTccttctaagcccatgtctggacatgtggctaatattgaatggtcttgggaaaggcctaaagaagaaagtcgTATTGAAGTAGtttctgatgaggaagagtcgggaaaaggaaaagccaaggccaactaa
- a CDS encoding carbohydrate esterase family 2 protein has product MMKGSLAVALLASVVSAASPVVVLPNAKLLHKHGRWDANNGTWWPGSGFKLVASNLTSFDLRLGWEGTNWPSVAISLSVDYEPFKQLNVSGGVNSIPIPVAPANKSRVVRINVQASTGTRMQLDQIELNEGAKVKEYKPSPLRFQFIGDSLSAGYLNPNGVNDCWTFLSSQEFKAEHNIMAQSGACLTDKECFSNIHGLSYQYFVTEDTTYRWDSNHNYTTPWDFKRDLAPSHIIIYIGANDNSNNVTPADFTQELIKFTIRLRTLYPKQPFLVFTPWGWSDGSGPFWPFYPGVYEDVVKNRTLSGDKNVFLVNTTGWLQQSGVIPGDGHPNPLGQQQIQAKFSEWLKAFGVKPRSKWETQ; this is encoded by the exons ATGATGAAGGGATCACTTGCGGTCGCATTGCTGGCGAGTGTAGTATCGGCAGCATCGCCAGTCGTTGTGCTCCCCAACGCTAAGCTGCTCCATAAACACGGGAGGTGGGACGCAAATAATGGAACCTG GTGGCCTGGCTCAGGCTTCAAACTCGTTGCTTCAAACTTAACATCTTTTGACCTGAGGCTTGGGTGGGAAGGTACCAACTGGCCTTCAGTCGCAATCAGCTTAAGTGTAGATTACGAACCCTTCAAGCAGCTTAATGTTTCGGGTGGGGTAAACTCTATCCCCATCCCTGTTGCTCCCGCGAACAAGAGCCGAGTTGTAAGGATCAATGTTCAAGCCTCGACCGGTACTCGTATGCAGCTTGACCAGATTGAACTTAACGAG GGTGCTAAAGTCAAGGAGTACAAGCCTTCGCCTCTTCGTTTCCAATTCATTGGCGATTCACTCTCGGCAGGGTACTTGAACCCTAATGGGGTGAATGACTGCTGGACCTTTTTGTCCTCTCAAGAGTTCAAGGCCGAGCACAACATTATGGCACAGTCGGGTGCTTGTCTGACG GATAAAGAGTGCTTTAGCAATATCCACGGGCTGTCTTACCAGTACTTCGTCACTGAGGACACTACTTATCGTTGGGATTCCAATCATAACTATACCACACCTTGGGATTTCAAACGTGATCTCGCTCCCTCGCATATTATCATCTACATTGG TGCCAACGATAACTCTAATAACGTCACTCCTGCCGATTTTACCCAAGAACTGATCAAATTCACCATCCGCCTGCGCACTCTATACCCCAAACAACCTTTCCTAGTCTTTACTCCTTGGGGATGGAGTGATGGTTCTGGACCATTCTGGCCATTTTATCCAGGGGTATACGAGGACGTTGTCAAGAACAG GACTTTATCCGGCGACAAGAACGTTTTCCTCGTCAACACTACGGGGTGGCTTCAACAAAGTGGC GTTATCCCAGGGGACGGTCACCCTAATCCTCTCGGACAACAGCAAATCCAGGCCAAATTTAGCGAATGGTTGAAAGCCTTTGGTGTGAAGCCAAGGAGTAAATGGGAAACCCAATGA
- a CDS encoding glyoxal oxidase has protein sequence MAWSTFTLLAFIPCLFASARGAWTLNQPGTTGVGAMQIAVVSSDTVLIIDKIENNPLKDAEGKPAWASVYSLKSHTARPLKLVTNSFCAGGGWLSNGTMVNIGGNPVVESGGGKAENGLQGVRLYNPCAENENCEIFESPNRIRLTSARWYPSGARLSDGSLLIIGGAYGGGWTNFKELNNPTYEFYPPKNINGFNGLQIPSQFLVDTLPHNLFPHVFALPNNQIFVAANNKTMMLDWQRNVETRLPDLPNGQRITYPMSGAGVMLPLRWDKAFAAEILMCGGSDTDDRVKDTDLSAKTTPGSSQCSRMVLNNRGIKKWFNFVHHRGWQVEKLPTPWMMPEGVLLPTGQVLIINGASTGTAGYANLKDQVGVSNADNPVFQPVLYDPDAPAGKRFSREGLPTSNIPRMYHSVATLLPSGAIFVAGSNPNEDVTERTYGTEYRTEILYPDYMSKPRPVITRVPDNIEYNRFNRVIFSMPGAKRSHRRGIFDFFFKKVEVVLMDFGFATHGVHMDQRLVSLATFTYGKRHLQFQGPPNPNVYPPGPAWLFVIVDGVPSEAVKVMVGEGRSPPVDLGAIENMLANTGNPVPIEALQHA, from the exons ATGGCTTGGTCCACTTTTACTCTTCTCGCGTTTATTCCATGCCTCTTCGCATCGGCACGTGGGGCGTGGACGCTGAATCAGCCCGGTACGACTGGCGT TGGGGCGATGCAAATCGCAGTTGTCAGCTCGGACACTGTACTTATCATTGATAAAATTGAAAATAACCCCCTCAAAGACGCGGAAGGGAAGCCCGCCTGGGCATCTGTCTATTCGCTCAAGAGTCACACTGCTCGGCCTCTCAAGCTCGTAACCAACAGTTTCTGTGCTGGCGGTGGATGGCTCTCTAACGGTACTA TGGTCAACATTGGGGGCAACCCCGTTGTCGAGTCCGGCGGAGGAAAGGCAGAAAATGGATTGCAAGGTGTTCGGCTCTACAACCCTTGTGCTGAAAACGAGAACTGCGAGATTTTCGAGAGCCCTAAC CGAATCCGTTTGACCTCTGCTCGTTGGTACCCCTCCGGAGCTCGCTTGTCTGATGGCTCACTTTTGATCATCGGTGGTGCATACGGAG GCGGCTGGACAAACTTTAAGGAATTGAATAATCCGACATACGAGTTTTATCCTCCAAAAAATATAAATGGATTCAACG GGTTGCAAATCCCCAGTCAATTCCTGGTCGACA CCCTTCCACACAACCTTTTCCCACATGTCTTTGCATTGCCAAACAACCAAATTTTCGTTGCTGCGAATAACAAGACAA TGATGCTCGATTGGCAACGCAACGTTGAGACCCGCCTTCCGGATCTTCCCAACGGTCAACGAATTACGTATCCGATGAGTGGCGCTGGCGTGATGCTCCCTCTTCGATGGGATAAAGCCTTTGCTGCGGAAATCCTGATGTGTGGCGGCTCGGATACCGA TGACCGGGTGAAGGATACCGACTTAAGCGCCAAGACCACTCCTGGGAGTTCACAGTGCTCGAGAATGGTCCTCAACAACCGGGGTATAAAGAAG TGGTTTAATTTCGTACATCATCGC GGTTGGCAAGTCGAAAAGCTTCCAACACCATGGA TGATGCCCGAGGGTGTTTTGCTGCCAACTGGCCAGGTATTGATTATCAACGGTGCATCGACCGGAACCGCCGGATATGCAAACTTGAAGGACCAAGTTGGAGTTTCGAACGCAGACAACCCAGTTTTCCAGCCTGTCTTGTATGACCCTGATGCACCTGCCGGAAAGAGATTCTCAAGGGAAGGTTTGCCGACTAGTAACATCCCCAGAATGTACCACTCCGTTGC CACGCTCCTTCCGAGCGGAGCTATCTTCGTTGCTGGCTCGAACCCGAACGAGGATGTAACAGAGAGGACTTACGGTACCGAGTATAGGACTGAGATTCTCTATCCT GATTACATGTCTAAGCCGCGTCCGGTAATCACCCGTGTCCCCGATAACATCGAATACAATCGCTTCAACAGGGTTATCTTCAGCATGCCTGGAGCCAAGCGAAGCCATCGTCGCGGCATCTTTGATTTCTTTTTCAAGAAGGTTGAAGTAGTGTTGATGGACTTTGGATTTGCCACACACGGCGTGCATA TGGATCAACGCCTTGTGTCACTCGCTACTTTCACCTACGGAAAGCGACACCTCCAATTCCAGGGACCCCCCAACCCTAATG TCTATCCTCCTGGGCCCGCCTGGCTCTTTGTCATCGTTGACGGTGTTCCATCTGAGGCTGTCAAGGTCATGGTCGGCGAAGGGCGCTCCCCGCCAGTTGATCTGGGCGCCATTGAGAA TATGCTGGCTAACACCGGGAACCCTGTCCCCATCGAAGCTCTTCAGCACGCGTGA